In Bacteroides cellulosilyticus, the genomic stretch TTGCCCGGTACACTCTATGCAGCCAACAAAGATACAACAGCTTTCCAGTCGCTCGCCTACAATGGGGAACATTGCCTGGTATATAATGATCAGGGAGTCATCTATGAAGTAGACAAGAATTTGAATATTGGCAAGACCTACGAACGGGAACGGATTTACAGTCCCAGTATTCAACTAAAAGATTATTTATGTATCGGCAATCGTGGAGACTATTGGTTCATTCATGAAATGGGAATGCCTGTAGCCCATCTTCAAACTGATTTCAAGAAGGGACAGGTGATTGATAATAAGCTGCTGCTACTTAATAATGAAAACCAATTCCTGTTTATCGATCTGGATGAAGCGATAGAATAATCACTTGAAATCAAGTGCTAACTGCCCGTCACCCAACAGATTGAATGTCATGCGGTGATAAGGCGTAGTTCCACGTTCGGCGATGGCTGCACGATGCTTCTTCGTGGGATACCCTTTGTTATGATCCCAATCATAATATGGAAATTCCTCGTGAAGACGGTTCATATAATCATCACGATAGGTTTTGGCAAGCACAGAAGCCGCCGCAATGGAAAGATACTTGCCGTCGCCCTTAATCACCGTGGTATGCGGAAGATCCTGATATTTTTTGAAGCGGTTGCCATCTATAAGCAGATGCTGCGGGCGCATCTTCAATTGATCTACGGCCCGATGCATGGCAAGGAAAGAAGCGTTCAGGATATTAATCTTATCAATCTCTTCGGGAGATACGATACCAACCGCCCATGCCAGTGCTTCTTTCTCAATCACTTCACGCAAAGCATAGCGCTGATGTTCCGTCAACTGTTTGGAATCATTCAGTAGTTCGTTCTTGAAATCTTTGGGAAGAATCACGGCAGCAGCATATACAGCTCCTGCCAGACAACCACGTCCGGCCTCGTCACAACCGGCTTCTATCAGATCTTTATTCAAATAAGGCAATAGCATACAGCATTAATTTAGAGGCACAAAGATAAATCTTTTTGAAAGCAAACCTGACTTTTAAAGGAAAATAATTACATTTGCAGAAACAACAAATATACTATGAAGCAAGTACTGTACCTAATATTTGCAGTTTCCCTATTAACCACGATCCCCTTACAGGCTCAAGACAGCAAACAAGCCCAAAACTTATTAGAACAAGCTCAAAACTCCTTGTTCAGTAACCCCAAGCAGGCCTCATACTATGCAGCTCAGGCAGCTGCCTTATTTCCCGAAGACGAGCCCGATGAAACCCGTGCACAAGCTATGATACTCTATTGCCAAGCAGAGCAACTGCTGGGTAACTTCGATTTGAGTATCAAGAATTTGTATGATACACAGAGATATATCAATCCCGCAAACAAACGGCAAACAGCTCAGCTTTATTCACTCATGGGACGTGTATATAGTAAATTGGGCGATTATAACAAAGGGATAGAACTCAATGATAAGGCAACCTCTATTTTCAAGTCTTTAGGAGATTCGGCTTCAGTGGCCGGATGTTATAATGAGCGTGGAGTCATGCATTATCTGCTTGATGAATTTCTGGTAGCAGAAAGATTTCTTCAACGGGCATTGACTATCAACCGTGCCCAAAGGAACTTAAAAGAGATTGCTACCAATCTGAATAATTTATGTCTATATCAAGGAGATACGGACAAGAAACTATCTTTTATTCAGGAAGCCATAGCCATCAATAAAAATCTGGATGCACAATGGTCATTGGGAGAGAACTACAACAATATGGGCAAGCAATATTACTTCGGCGAGCAATACTCCAAAGCTTTGGAAGCTCTGCAGAAAGCCTATGAATACGCCCATAATATCGGTGCCAAGGAATTGATTTGTGATTATTATGAATATTCATCCTGGGTATATGCCGCCATAGGTGATTATGACCAGGCCTATAAACGGCTCAGTCAAATGTATGCTTTAAGCAAGGAGCTACAAAGTAGCAACAAGTTGCGCAACATTGAACAGGAAATCTCTTATAAAAGATATCAGGATCAGAAATATGCTACCGAAATGCAAGAGCAAACTTATAAGATAGAACTACTAAAGCGCAACCTATGGCTTTTGGGCAGTATACTTGTTCTTGGTTTAGCCTTCAGTATATTCTTATATAAATGGTATAAACGCAGAAAAGGTCTTCAACTAATAGAAGCCCGATATCAACTGGAACTGTCACAACGGGAAATATCCGAATTGAAAC encodes the following:
- a CDS encoding ribonuclease HII, yielding MLLPYLNKDLIEAGCDEAGRGCLAGAVYAAAVILPKDFKNELLNDSKQLTEHQRYALREVIEKEALAWAVGIVSPEEIDKINILNASFLAMHRAVDQLKMRPQHLLIDGNRFKKYQDLPHTTVIKGDGKYLSIAAASVLAKTYRDDYMNRLHEEFPYYDWDHNKGYPTKKHRAAIAERGTTPYHRMTFNLLGDGQLALDFK
- a CDS encoding tetratricopeptide repeat protein; the encoded protein is MKQVLYLIFAVSLLTTIPLQAQDSKQAQNLLEQAQNSLFSNPKQASYYAAQAAALFPEDEPDETRAQAMILYCQAEQLLGNFDLSIKNLYDTQRYINPANKRQTAQLYSLMGRVYSKLGDYNKGIELNDKATSIFKSLGDSASVAGCYNERGVMHYLLDEFLVAERFLQRALTINRAQRNLKEIATNLNNLCLYQGDTDKKLSFIQEAIAINKNLDAQWSLGENYNNMGKQYYFGEQYSKALEALQKAYEYAHNIGAKELICDYYEYSSWVYAAIGDYDQAYKRLSQMYALSKELQSSNKLRNIEQEISYKRYQDQKYATEMQEQTYKIELLKRNLWLLGSILVLGLAFSIFLYKWYKRRKGLQLIEARYQLELSQREISELKLHQQELELQNVQSALDNSQQEVTSFAVFLRSRNELLDKIREMIKEGYRMDNQALVPHLKKVNAFISQYQSGDKTNNTLLLSVEEKNKEFIEKLVKQHPNLTQGEKYLATLLRVNLSTKEISMITGSTPKTINMNRYRLRKSLNLSTEEDLTTYLQSV